Below is a genomic region from Enterobacter hormaechei subsp. xiangfangensis.
TCACTATCGCATTTTTAACGCCGACGGCAGCGAAGTTTCCCAGTGCGGCAACGGCGCGCGCTGTTTTGCCCGCTTTGTTCGGCTGAAAGGGCTGACCAACAAGCGCGATATCCGCGTCAGCACCGCCAATGACCGGATGGTGCTCAGCGTCACCGACGACGAACTGGTGCGCGTGAACATGGGAGAGCCGAACTTCGAACCCTCTGCCGTGCCGTTTCGCGCCAACAAAGCGGAAAAGACCTATATCATGCGTGCCGCCGAGCAGACAGTATTGTGCGGCGTCGTCTCAATGGGTAACCCGCACTGCGTGATTCAGGTGGATGATGTGCAAACCGCGGCGGTTGAAACGCTCGGCCCGGTGCTGGAAAGCCACGAGCGCTTCCCGGAGCGGGCGAACATCGGTTTCATGCAAGTGGTGAAGCGTGAACATATTCGCCTGCGGGTTTACGAGCGCGGCGCGGGCGAAACCCAGGCCTGCGGAAGCGGTGCCTGTGCGGCGGTGGCCGTCGGTATCTCACAGGGGTTACTGGCAGAAGAGGTTCGCGTGGAATTACCAGGCGGTCGGCTTGATATCGCCTGGAAAGGAGCGGGTCATCCACTGTACATGACTGGCCCGGCGACACATGTTTATGACGGGTTTATCCATCTATGAAGCAACCAGGGGAAGAACTGCGGGAACCTGTAACAGAGCTGGACGACAGCACTGTTGTGGATTATCTGCTGCACAATCCTGAGTTTTTTATCCGCAATGCACGCGTCGTCGAACGGATGCGCGTGCCGCATCCGGTTCGCGAGACCGTGTCGCTGGTTGAATGGCACATGGCGCGCTCGCGCAACCACATCAATCAGCTCGAAGAGAACATGACGCTGCTGATGGAGCAGGCCAGCAATAACGAAAGCCTGTTCTACCGTCTTCTACACCTTCAGGCGCGTCTGGCTTCCGCACACAGTCTCGAAGAGTTCCTCAACCGCTTCCACCGCTGGGCGCGCGAGCTGGGGCTGGCAGGCGCGACGATCCGTCTCTTCCCTGACCGCTGGCGCATTGGCGCGCCGTCCGGGTTTACCCATCTGGCGCTGAGCCGTCAGGCGTTTGAGCCGCTGCGCATTCAGCGTCTGGGCCATGAGCACCATTATCTGGGGCCGCTCAACGGGCCAGAACTGCTGGTGGTGCTGCCGGAAGCCAAAGCTATCGGCTCGGTGGCGATGTCGC
It encodes:
- the dapF gene encoding diaminopimelate epimerase is translated as MQFSKMHGLGNDFMVVDAVTQNVFFSPELIRRLADRHVGVGFDQLLVVEPPYDPDLDFHYRIFNADGSEVSQCGNGARCFARFVRLKGLTNKRDIRVSTANDRMVLSVTDDELVRVNMGEPNFEPSAVPFRANKAEKTYIMRAAEQTVLCGVVSMGNPHCVIQVDDVQTAAVETLGPVLESHERFPERANIGFMQVVKREHIRLRVYERGAGETQACGSGACAAVAVGISQGLLAEEVRVELPGGRLDIAWKGAGHPLYMTGPATHVYDGFIHL
- a CDS encoding DUF484 domain-containing protein; amino-acid sequence: MKQPGEELREPVTELDDSTVVDYLLHNPEFFIRNARVVERMRVPHPVRETVSLVEWHMARSRNHINQLEENMTLLMEQASNNESLFYRLLHLQARLASAHSLEEFLNRFHRWARELGLAGATIRLFPDRWRIGAPSGFTHLALSRQAFEPLRIQRLGHEHHYLGPLNGPELLVVLPEAKAIGSVAMSLMGRDGDLGVMLFTSRDAHHYEQGQGTQLLQEIALMLPELLERWIERV